A single genomic interval of Nostoc commune NIES-4072 harbors:
- a CDS encoding bifunctional 4-hydroxy-2-oxoglutarate aldolase/2-dehydro-3-deoxy-phosphogluconate aldolase: MPNQIWLSQLQKHRAIAVIRAPKIEVGQQMAMAVASGGMHLIEITWNSSQAGELITQLRSELPACTIGTGTLFNVQQLEEAIASGAQFLFTPHVDSAMIQAAQEKNVPIIPGAMTPTEIVTAWSQGASCVKVFPVQAVGGVDYIKSLQGPLGQIPLIPTGGVTLENAKEFLQAGAIAVGLSGELFPKKLVTEGNWEAIASGARKLIQQLS; encoded by the coding sequence ATGCCTAATCAAATTTGGTTATCACAATTGCAAAAACATCGGGCGATCGCAGTCATCCGCGCCCCTAAAATCGAAGTGGGACAGCAAATGGCAATGGCTGTAGCATCTGGGGGAATGCATTTAATTGAGATTACGTGGAATAGCTCGCAGGCTGGGGAATTAATCACTCAACTACGTTCAGAATTACCAGCCTGTACTATTGGCACTGGTACGCTATTTAATGTGCAACAGTTAGAAGAAGCGATCGCATCTGGGGCGCAATTCCTCTTCACACCCCACGTTGACTCCGCAATGATTCAAGCAGCACAAGAAAAAAATGTGCCGATCATCCCAGGAGCTATGACTCCTACAGAAATTGTTACCGCCTGGAGTCAGGGCGCTAGTTGTGTAAAAGTGTTTCCTGTACAAGCAGTGGGAGGGGTAGATTATATCAAAAGTTTGCAAGGGCCACTAGGTCAGATTCCCTTAATTCCTACTGGCGGCGTGACTTTAGAAAATGCCAAAGAATTTTTACAAGCCGGAGCGATCGCTGTCGGTTTGAGCGGGGAATTATTTCCGAAAAAGCTTGTCACAGAGGGGAATTGGGAAGCGATCGCATCTGGGGCAAGAAAGCTGATACAACAGTTAAGTTAA
- a CDS encoding L,D-transpeptidase — MKKLYPDWVRHLKILLTGTALSLSVFTTTGTSEVWANTKDQVIAQKIQTLQQSDQRWIQIDLSKQRLIAWQGDRVVYGSAISSGKKGTPTLIGTFKIQSKFKTTRMQGENYDVPNVPYAMFYQGNYGIHGAYWHKRFGTPVSHGCVNLPPKHAKWLFEWASVGTPVVIQK, encoded by the coding sequence ATGAAAAAACTGTATCCTGACTGGGTGCGTCACTTAAAAATACTCCTTACTGGTACAGCACTGTCCTTAAGTGTTTTTACTACTACTGGAACGAGTGAAGTTTGGGCAAATACTAAAGATCAAGTGATTGCCCAAAAAATCCAGACATTACAACAATCAGATCAGCGTTGGATTCAAATTGATCTTTCAAAGCAACGGTTAATAGCTTGGCAAGGTGACAGAGTGGTTTATGGAAGTGCCATTTCCTCTGGCAAAAAAGGTACTCCCACTCTTATTGGTACTTTTAAAATTCAATCCAAGTTCAAAACTACGCGGATGCAGGGGGAAAACTACGATGTTCCCAACGTTCCTTATGCGATGTTTTACCAAGGTAATTACGGTATTCACGGAGCTTACTGGCATAAAAGGTTTGGCACTCCAGTGAGCCACGGCTGTGTAAATCTCCCACCTAAACATGCTAAATGGCTATTTGAGTGGGCATCGGTAGGGACACCAGTAGTTATCCAGAAATAG
- a CDS encoding L,D-transpeptidase has product MQSWIRSDRIRSSGTFCTGVALMVATLFSWSSPLAGTPNFTTATAASVDENSITASNIRQTSQPRWIEIDLSEQRLRAWEGKRLVYSYRISGGKRSTPTPIGRFRINSKYRTHRMRGRDYNIPDVPYTMYFYRGYAIHGAYWHNRFGTPVSHGCVNLPVKQARNLYRWASTGTLVVVRK; this is encoded by the coding sequence ATGCAATCTTGGATTCGCAGTGATAGGATTCGTTCTTCAGGAACTTTTTGTACAGGCGTGGCGCTGATGGTGGCAACTCTATTTTCTTGGTCATCACCTTTAGCAGGTACACCCAACTTTACTACAGCAACAGCCGCGTCAGTGGATGAAAACAGCATCACTGCATCTAATATCAGGCAAACATCCCAACCTCGCTGGATTGAAATTGACTTGTCAGAGCAACGCTTACGTGCATGGGAAGGTAAAAGACTTGTTTATTCATACCGCATTTCTGGAGGCAAGCGATCGACCCCCACACCCATAGGTAGATTTCGGATTAATTCTAAATATCGTACTCACCGGATGCGAGGCAGGGACTACAATATTCCTGATGTTCCTTACACAATGTATTTTTACAGAGGCTATGCTATCCACGGTGCTTACTGGCATAATCGGTTTGGAACTCCAGTTAGCCACGGTTGCGTAAATTTACCTGTTAAGCAAGCTCGCAATCTTTACAGATGGGCTTCAACCGGAACTTTAGTAGTGGTGCGGAAATAA
- a CDS encoding IS200/IS605 family accessory protein TnpB-related protein yields MIILSQEVIVFTKSIRLNALTCKRNNRIDNYLHNASRWIINHLVGEKIGTLVIGKNHQWKQEINLGTKTNQNFVSIPHSRFIEQLQYKAELVGITVLINEESYTSASSFLDLDPIPVYKKGEKHTFSGKRIKRAWYKSSNGKLIHADINASLNITRKVVPATYSLGIEDIAVYPFCVTPGKVA; encoded by the coding sequence CTGATTATTCTATCGCAAGAGGTTATCGTATTTACAAAGTCGATTCGGCTCAATGCTTTAACTTGTAAGCGCAACAACCGAATTGATAATTACTTACACAATGCCAGTAGATGGATCATTAACCATTTGGTTGGTGAGAAAATTGGAACATTGGTTATTGGGAAAAATCACCAATGGAAACAAGAAATTAATCTTGGGACAAAGACTAACCAGAACTTTGTTAGTATTCCTCATTCACGGTTTATTGAGCAATTGCAATATAAAGCCGAACTGGTTGGGATAACCGTTTTGATTAATGAGGAATCCTATACCTCAGCCTCGTCGTTTCTCGATTTAGACCCAATTCCTGTTTACAAAAAGGGTGAAAAACACACATTCAGTGGTAAGCGAATAAAGAGGGCTTGGTATAAATCCAGTAATGGCAAACTTATTCATGCAGATATAAATGCCAGCCTGAATATTACAAGAAAGGTAGTCCCAGCGACGTATAGTTTAGGGATAGAGGATATTGCAGTTTATCCATTTTGCGTAACACCGGGAAAAGTTGCTTGA
- a CDS encoding recombinase family protein yields MKLSDYAKKVGVSYKTAHRWWKAGQLNGYQIPSTGTIIIESDNPTEKEQIALIYARVSSAEAKPNLDRQAIRLTDYSIARGYRIYKVDSAQCFNL; encoded by the coding sequence ATGAAATTATCTGATTACGCAAAGAAAGTTGGAGTAAGCTATAAAACAGCACATCGTTGGTGGAAAGCTGGGCAACTAAATGGTTATCAAATCCCATCGACAGGGACGATTATTATTGAGTCTGATAATCCAACAGAAAAAGAGCAAATCGCTCTAATTTATGCCAGGGTTTCATCGGCAGAAGCAAAACCAAATCTAGATCGCCAAGCCATTAGATTAACTGATTATTCTATCGCAAGAGGTTATCGTATTTACAAAGTCGATTCGGCTCAATGCTTTAACTTGTAA
- a CDS encoding Uma2 family endonuclease, with protein sequence MSYSTTQLFTLEEFLKLPETKPASEYINGEIISKPMPKGRYSRLQGKLGAVVNEVTETQKIAYAFPELRCSFGDRSIVPDVAVFQWGRIPFTVDNEVPDNFELPPDWTIEILSPEQKPNKVIGNILYCLKYGSRLGWFLDPDDFSILAFLPEQQPVLLQGEDFLPVLPEIQLALTVNQVFGWLKMGG encoded by the coding sequence ATGAGCTACTCAACTACTCAACTATTTACCTTGGAGGAATTTCTGAAGCTCCCAGAAACAAAGCCTGCGAGTGAATATATTAATGGTGAGATTATTTCTAAACCAATGCCGAAAGGGAGATACAGCCGCTTGCAAGGGAAACTCGGCGCTGTTGTTAATGAAGTTACAGAGACTCAGAAAATTGCCTATGCATTTCCCGAATTACGGTGTAGTTTTGGCGATCGCTCAATTGTACCTGATGTAGCTGTATTTCAGTGGGGACGCATACCGTTCACTGTTGATAATGAAGTACCTGATAATTTTGAACTTCCACCAGACTGGACGATTGAGATTCTTTCGCCAGAACAAAAACCCAACAAAGTAATTGGCAACATTCTCTACTGTCTAAAGTATGGTAGCCGTCTTGGATGGTTTCTTGATCCTGATGATTTCAGTATTTTGGCATTTCTACCAGAGCAACAACCAGTGTTACTCCAGGGAGAAGATTTTTTGCCTGTGTTACCAGAAATTCAACTTGCACTAACCGTCAATCAAGTTTTTGGATGGTTAAAAATGGGCGGTTAG
- a CDS encoding helix-turn-helix domain-containing protein codes for MTLTFNRETYASLLVKYQPKIIKTDEENEQAITLAEELSHRVNRTLEESALLDLLIALIEKYEDEHYPMGESTANSMFLHLIDAQNVKEAELVAILGSTEVVSQVMSGKQEITQEMAKVLGNFFHVDSSLFEN; via the coding sequence ATGACCCTTACTTTTAACCGTGAAACTTATGCTAGTTTGCTTGTTAAATATCAACCCAAGATTATTAAAACAGATGAGGAAAATGAGCAAGCTATTACACTAGCTGAGGAACTGTCTCATCGAGTTAACCGAACTTTGGAAGAGTCAGCATTATTAGACCTGTTGATCGCTCTGATAGAAAAATATGAGGATGAGCATTATCCAATGGGAGAATCAACAGCAAACTCAATGTTTCTCCATCTGATCGATGCTCAGAATGTTAAGGAAGCTGAGTTAGTAGCAATTCTTGGTTCAACAGAGGTTGTTTCTCAAGTTATGAGTGGAAAACAAGAAATTACTCAAGAGATGGCTAAGGTCTTAGGGAATTTTTTTCACGTTGATAGTAGTTTGTTTGAGAACTAA
- a CDS encoding type II toxin-antitoxin system HigB family toxin — MHIISRKKLREFCQNYADSCDALKNWYKAANKATWDNLTQVQEVYPQAEAVGNFTVFNIKGNKYRLIVDLVYSDQIIYLKYILTHAEYDKDKWKNDPYF, encoded by the coding sequence ATGCATATCATCAGTCGTAAAAAGCTGCGCGAATTTTGCCAAAATTATGCTGATTCCTGTGATGCACTTAAAAACTGGTACAAAGCTGCCAATAAAGCTACATGGGATAATCTTACCCAAGTGCAAGAAGTTTATCCTCAAGCAGAAGCTGTTGGTAATTTCACTGTTTTTAATATCAAAGGCAACAAATATCGTCTGATAGTTGATTTGGTTTATAGTGACCAAATAATTTATCTTAAATACATTTTGACGCACGCAGAATACGATAAGGATAAATGGAAAAATGACCCTTACTTTTAA
- a CDS encoding Hsp70 family protein: MAIAIDFGTSNTVIARWNPVTQQPETLNLPGLSIKQSLNPPLIPSLVYVEDAIKNQVLVGQQVRDRGLDLKGETRFFRSFKRGIGADIQGFLPELDGQIVTFEQVGQWFLTKVIEELAPLEGGLDSLVLTVPVDSFEAYRHWLGTVCQALPVEQVRMLDEPTAAALGYGLADQEILLVIDFGGGTLDLSLVRLDQGVQATTKPLGFLLKWGNKSLAEDSKQKVKTARVLAKAGQNLGGTDIDNWLVDYFAKTQELAISPLTTRLAERVKIQLSTQNQASEVYFDDETFESYELELNRDTFDDILKEHAFFELLDDSMTTLLQQARRQGIELPDINAVLLVGGTVQLPAVQTWIKQYFEPEKIRCERPFEAIAQGALQLAQGIQIKDFLYHSYGIRYWDRRNQRHKWHSLIKAGQAYPMTQPVELVLGASVENQPSIELIMGELGADTGSTEVYFDGDRLITRRMDNSETSVKPLNDQEGARTIAKLTPAGYPGSDRIKILFQVDEQRFLRITVEDLLTNDTLLENQLVAQLS, from the coding sequence ATGGCGATCGCAATCGATTTTGGTACTAGCAACACAGTCATTGCTCGTTGGAACCCCGTAACCCAACAGCCAGAAACCCTGAATCTACCAGGTTTATCAATTAAACAAAGCCTCAATCCGCCACTGATTCCTAGTTTGGTTTATGTTGAAGACGCAATAAAAAATCAAGTCTTAGTAGGGCAACAAGTACGCGATCGCGGTCTTGACCTCAAAGGCGAAACTCGATTTTTCCGCAGCTTCAAGCGGGGTATCGGTGCAGATATCCAAGGTTTCTTACCCGAACTAGATGGACAAATTGTCACCTTTGAACAAGTAGGGCAATGGTTCCTCACAAAAGTAATTGAAGAACTAGCTCCCTTGGAAGGGGGGTTAGATTCTCTTGTGTTAACCGTACCTGTAGATAGTTTTGAAGCTTATCGTCACTGGTTGGGGACAGTTTGTCAAGCCCTCCCCGTCGAACAAGTACGGATGCTGGATGAACCTACAGCAGCCGCCTTGGGTTATGGCTTGGCAGATCAAGAAATTCTCTTGGTAATTGACTTTGGCGGCGGCACTTTGGATTTATCCCTTGTCCGGTTAGATCAAGGTGTACAAGCAACCACAAAGCCGCTCGGATTTCTCCTCAAGTGGGGTAATAAGTCTCTGGCTGAAGATTCAAAACAAAAAGTTAAAACTGCCCGTGTCCTGGCAAAAGCTGGGCAAAATTTGGGCGGTACTGATATTGATAATTGGTTGGTAGATTACTTTGCCAAAACTCAAGAATTGGCGATAAGTCCTTTGACAACAAGATTGGCAGAACGGGTAAAAATTCAGCTATCAACTCAAAACCAAGCTAGTGAAGTTTATTTTGATGATGAGACATTTGAAAGCTATGAACTGGAGCTAAACCGCGACACTTTTGACGATATCCTCAAAGAACACGCATTTTTTGAGTTACTCGATGATTCTATGACCACACTGTTGCAGCAAGCAAGACGGCAAGGAATAGAACTTCCAGATATTAATGCAGTTTTGTTAGTTGGTGGGACAGTGCAATTACCCGCAGTGCAGACATGGATCAAACAGTATTTTGAGCCAGAAAAAATCCGTTGCGAACGTCCCTTTGAAGCGATCGCTCAAGGTGCATTACAGTTAGCACAAGGGATACAAATCAAAGATTTTCTGTATCATAGTTATGGTATCCGCTACTGGGATCGTCGCAATCAGCGTCACAAATGGCATTCTCTGATTAAAGCTGGACAAGCATACCCAATGACTCAGCCAGTGGAATTAGTCTTAGGCGCTTCAGTAGAAAATCAGCCCAGCATTGAACTAATTATGGGAGAATTGGGAGCAGATACGGGTAGTACTGAAGTTTATTTTGATGGCGATCGCTTGATTACGCGCCGTATGGACAATAGTGAAACCAGTGTCAAACCTCTCAACGATCAAGAAGGCGCAAGGACAATTGCTAAACTTACACCAGCCGGATATCCTGGAAGCGATCGGATAAAAATTCTCTTTCAAGTTGATGAACAACGCTTTTTGCGAATCACCGTTGAAGACTTGTTAACGAATGATACGCTGTTGGAAAATCAACTTGTGGCACAGTTGAGTTAG
- a CDS encoding type II toxin-antitoxin system VapC family toxin has translation MKQAVLLDTGPLVALVNRREQFHKWVTNQFGQIEPPLLTCEAVVTEACFLLQNVYGGEAAVISFVQKGIIHLPLSLSEEAGAVYELMLRYQSVPMSLADACLVRMAELYPTRELLTFDSDFRIYRKNRNQLISVIMPEEL, from the coding sequence ATGAAGCAAGCGGTACTGCTAGATACAGGGCCATTAGTAGCTTTAGTCAACCGGAGAGAGCAGTTTCATAAATGGGTGACAAATCAGTTTGGACAGATTGAACCACCTTTGTTAACTTGTGAAGCGGTAGTTACAGAGGCTTGTTTTCTCTTACAGAATGTTTATGGAGGAGAAGCAGCAGTAATTTCTTTTGTACAAAAGGGAATTATTCATCTCCCGTTGAGCTTGAGTGAAGAAGCTGGGGCGGTTTATGAGTTGATGCTGCGTTATCAGTCTGTACCGATGTCGTTAGCGGATGCCTGTTTGGTGAGGATGGCAGAACTATATCCTACTCGTGAATTGCTCACATTTGATAGTGATTTTAGGATTTATAGGAAGAATCGGAATCAATTAATTTCTGTGATTATGCCAGAAGAACTGTGA
- a CDS encoding DUF2281 domain-containing protein has translation MTKAIGLEQIIAQKVLTLSKEQQQQVLDFIEFLQLKSLTVEFKHHDGTPMSALEAAGDLVGCVDSGPGDLSTNKEYLKRPLTE, from the coding sequence GTGACGAAAGCAATTGGTCTAGAGCAAATTATTGCCCAAAAGGTTCTTACCTTATCAAAGGAACAACAGCAGCAAGTACTTGACTTTATAGAATTTCTGCAATTGAAATCACTAACAGTGGAGTTTAAACACCATGATGGCACGCCAATGTCTGCTTTAGAAGCAGCAGGAGACTTGGTTGGCTGCGTGGATTCTGGGCCTGGGGATCTCTCGACAAACAAGGAGTACCTTAAAAGACCATTAACAGAATGA
- a CDS encoding polysaccharide deacetylase family protein has product MNIKRQGNKPIASLSLDLDNVWSFLKNQGAPGWETFPSYLDIAVPRFLDIFQQWDLTITVFIVGQDAALEKNTKALQAIATAGHEIGNHSFYHDPWLHLYSEDEIEQEVALAEQHIKRVTHQHPIGFRGPGYSFSPAVLKVLARRGYEYDASTFPTFLGPIARAYYLMTCKLSKEERKKREALFGGFKEGLQPLKPYQWKMGKDRLTEIPVTTMPIFKVPIHFSYIMYLSTFSSEVALLYLRIALWLCKLTRVQPSLLFHPTDFVSQEDVPELSFFPGMSLPTYKKLAIVNKSLELISSQFNVLTVGEHAKSVAGARQLPVLVPQKR; this is encoded by the coding sequence ATGAATATCAAGCGGCAAGGAAACAAACCAATAGCCAGTCTTTCTTTAGACTTGGATAATGTTTGGTCTTTTCTAAAAAATCAGGGCGCTCCGGGTTGGGAGACTTTTCCCTCTTACTTGGATATTGCAGTCCCTCGTTTCTTAGATATTTTTCAGCAATGGGATTTGACAATCACAGTCTTCATTGTCGGTCAAGATGCAGCACTGGAAAAAAACACTAAGGCATTACAAGCGATCGCCACTGCCGGTCACGAAATAGGCAATCATTCATTTTACCACGATCCTTGGCTACATCTCTATTCAGAGGATGAGATTGAACAAGAGGTGGCCTTAGCTGAACAACATATCAAACGCGTCACTCATCAACATCCTATTGGCTTCCGGGGACCTGGATACAGTTTCTCTCCTGCGGTATTGAAAGTCTTAGCAAGACGGGGATATGAGTATGATGCTTCGACTTTTCCCACATTTTTGGGGCCTATCGCGCGAGCATATTATTTAATGACTTGTAAACTAAGCAAAGAAGAACGCAAGAAACGAGAAGCCCTTTTTGGTGGTTTCAAAGAGGGTTTACAGCCTCTAAAACCTTACCAGTGGAAGATGGGTAAGGATAGACTCACAGAAATTCCTGTTACCACCATGCCAATTTTTAAAGTACCAATTCACTTTAGTTACATAATGTATCTAAGTACATTTTCTTCGGAAGTGGCGTTACTCTACCTGCGAATTGCCCTGTGGCTGTGTAAACTGACGCGTGTACAGCCTTCTTTGCTCTTCCATCCTACAGACTTTGTAAGTCAAGAGGATGTGCCAGAGCTATCATTCTTCCCTGGAATGAGCCTTCCCACTTATAAAAAACTGGCAATAGTCAACAAAAGTTTGGAACTTATATCCAGTCAGTTTAATGTTTTGACTGTTGGAGAACACGCCAAATCTGTAGCAGGTGCCCGTCAGTTGCCTGTATTAGTACCTCAAAAAAGGTAA
- a CDS encoding aspartoacylase, whose product MNQINRVAIVGGTHGNEFTGAYLIQKFSQFPNLITRQSFETVTLLANPNAFAAGRRYVEKDLNRCFLKQDLQDPTLSSYEELQAKSIQQTLASNKDKQADFILDLHSSTANMGLTIILVNSHPLNLKLAAYLSQINPLVRVYRCSFKSIEENPFVNSLCELGFAIEVGPIAQGLLKATLFQQTEELVYAILDYLERFNQGEIPSANETLILYDHLSVVDYPKQQDDTIFGMIHPELQDKDYQALNPGDPIFITFDNKIIIYEGASTVWPIFINEAAYYEKRIAMCFTQRQQINI is encoded by the coding sequence GTGAACCAGATTAATCGAGTTGCAATTGTCGGTGGAACTCATGGCAATGAGTTTACAGGAGCCTACCTGATCCAGAAATTTTCCCAGTTTCCCAACTTGATTACTAGACAAAGTTTTGAGACAGTGACTCTGTTAGCAAATCCTAATGCTTTTGCGGCGGGGAGGCGATATGTAGAAAAAGATTTAAATCGTTGTTTTCTCAAGCAAGATTTACAAGATCCGACTCTGAGCAGTTACGAAGAATTGCAAGCTAAATCAATCCAGCAGACTCTAGCATCAAACAAAGATAAGCAAGCAGATTTTATCTTAGACTTACACAGCAGTACAGCTAATATGGGTTTGACAATTATTTTGGTAAACAGTCATCCCTTAAACTTGAAATTGGCTGCTTATCTGAGCCAGATTAATCCTTTAGTTAGGGTTTATCGCTGCTCTTTTAAATCAATTGAAGAAAACCCATTTGTAAATTCTCTGTGCGAATTAGGCTTTGCGATCGAGGTTGGCCCTATTGCCCAAGGACTCTTAAAAGCGACGCTATTTCAACAAACAGAAGAACTTGTTTATGCGATTCTAGACTATCTAGAACGGTTTAACCAGGGGGAAATTCCATCAGCTAACGAAACGTTGATTCTATATGACCATTTATCAGTTGTGGATTATCCAAAACAACAGGATGACACAATCTTTGGGATGATTCACCCAGAGCTTCAAGATAAGGATTATCAAGCCTTAAACCCAGGAGACCCAATTTTTATAACCTTTGATAATAAAATAATTATTTATGAGGGAGCATCTACCGTTTGGCCGATTTTTATTAATGAGGCAGCTTATTACGAAAAGAGAATTGCAATGTGTTTTACCCAGAGGCAGCAAATCAATATCTAG
- a CDS encoding glutathione S-transferase family protein, whose amino-acid sequence MSNSTSMNDEKNLSKKKGRTLPPKLIIWLGKFVWTTMWRIMMSKLAPSNQSGAYIRPNSQFRKFIGTEEGNLHPPAAGRYKLYVGLGCPWAHRTLVVRSLKKLEAVISVCIVSPSPIEGGWIFNEEEEGCRTLAEFYQLAEPGYSGRSTVPILWDNQTKTIVNNESSEIIVMLNSEFNEFANNPTLDLYPETLKEKIDWWNEKIYHAVNNGVYRCGFAQSQEAYSQACNELFATLDEIDIALQTSRYLCGDNLTLADVRLFTTLFRFDSAYYGLFKCNRQRIRDYQNLGAYLRDLYQLPGVADTCDVESVKRDYYGNLFPLNPGGIIPDGPDMAYLYQPSGRDRIGKVNAS is encoded by the coding sequence ATGAGCAACTCAACTTCAATGAATGACGAGAAAAATCTTTCCAAGAAAAAGGGCAGGACACTACCTCCCAAGCTGATCATCTGGCTGGGGAAGTTTGTCTGGACGACTATGTGGCGGATCATGATGTCAAAGCTGGCTCCTAGCAATCAGTCGGGAGCTTATATTCGTCCTAATAGCCAGTTTCGGAAGTTCATTGGCACAGAAGAAGGAAATCTCCACCCACCAGCAGCTGGGCGCTACAAACTCTATGTTGGGCTGGGGTGTCCTTGGGCGCACCGAACCCTAGTTGTGCGATCGCTCAAAAAACTCGAAGCGGTAATATCAGTATGTATCGTCTCTCCTTCTCCCATTGAAGGCGGTTGGATATTCAACGAGGAAGAAGAAGGTTGTCGCACACTGGCTGAATTTTATCAGTTGGCAGAACCTGGTTACAGTGGACGCTCTACAGTTCCAATACTATGGGATAACCAAACAAAAACCATCGTCAATAATGAGAGTTCAGAGATTATCGTCATGCTAAACTCTGAGTTTAACGAGTTCGCCAACAATCCCACGCTGGATCTTTATCCAGAAACACTCAAAGAAAAGATTGACTGGTGGAATGAAAAGATTTATCACGCCGTAAATAACGGTGTGTATCGCTGCGGCTTTGCCCAAAGCCAAGAAGCATACAGTCAAGCTTGTAATGAACTGTTCGCAACTCTTGATGAAATTGACATTGCATTACAAACTAGTCGATATCTGTGTGGGGATAATCTCACCCTAGCAGATGTCCGTTTATTCACAACGTTATTTCGGTTTGATAGTGCCTACTATGGGTTGTTTAAGTGCAATAGGCAGCGAATTCGAGACTATCAGAACTTGGGAGCTTATTTACGTGATTTATATCAGCTTCCAGGTGTAGCTGACACCTGCGATGTAGAAAGTGTGAAGCGGGACTACTACGGGAACTTATTCCCACTCAATCCGGGCGGGATAATTCCCGATGGGCCTGATATGGCTTATCTTTATCAACCATCTGGGCGCGATCGCATTGGTAAAGTGAATGCTTCATAA